In the genome of Planctomyces sp. SH-PL62, the window CGCGTCCGGGCCGTTGAAGTGGGGACCGAGAAGCCGGTCGCCGGCGTCCGTGCGGCCGTGATCCTGGAGGACCCGGCGGTCGACGCGAATTTCGCCTGGGGCTACCACGACTCCGCCTGGGGCGATTCGGTCCAGGCGCGCGGCGACGCCCAGGGGGTCGCGGATTTCACCCCCCTCTCATTCGCCGAGGGGACGATCACCGTGCAGGCGCCGGGCTACGGCCGTCGCCACGTCGGCTGGCGCGACGGGGCCGAGGAGGTCGTCGTCGAGCTGACGCCCGAGGCGGTCGTCTCCGGCGAGCTTCGAGATTCCGGGACCGGCCGTCCCCTGGAGTCGGCCGTGGTCAACCTCGCCCTCGTAGGCGGCGGCCAGGTGAGCACGACCGTCGAGCCCGCCGACGCCGGCCGCTTCCGGGTCGACGGCCTCCCTCCTGGCGAGTACGGCCTGTCGATCTCCGTCCCCTTCGGTCCGACGCTCCACACCGAGCGCCTGACCCTCAAGGCCGGTCAGGAGGCCCGGCGCGACCTGAAGCTCTCGCGCGAGGAGGCCGCCGCCGCGATGGCCAGGCCCCGTCCGGCCGCTCCCCGCTTCAAGCTCGGCGACGCCGCGCCCGACTTCGAAGCCAGGACCCTCGACGACAAGCCGACGGCGCTCAAGGAGTTCCGGGGCAAGTTCGTCCTGCTCGACTTCTGGGCGACCTGGTGCGGCCCCTGCGTCGCCGAGGCCCCGCACCTGCAAGCCGTCCACGAGGCGTTCGGCGACGACCCCCGGTTCGCGATGATCAGCCTCAGCCTCGACGCCACTCGGGCCGAGGTCGTCAAGTTCCTGAAGGACAAGCCCCAGCCCTGGACCCAGGTCTTCCTCGGCGACTGGTCGACCGACGAGGTCACCAAGACGTACGGCGTGGACGGCATCCCCGCGATCTTCCTGCTCGACCCCGACGGCAAGATCGTCGCCCAGGATCTCCGAGGCGCGAAGATCAAGGAGGCCGTCGCGCGGGCGCTCGAAAAGGAGTGACCCGACGATTCGGCCGCCTCCCCCTGGCTTCGGGAGGAGGCGGCCGATCCGGCGTGCGGCGGGCTCAGACGATCTCTTCGGTCGCGGGGTCCCAGCGGACGGTCGTGCCGCGGCGGTAGGCTTCGATGGCCATGCGGCAGGCGACGGCGGTGCGGAAGCCCAGCTCGAAGGGGGAGTTCGGCTCGCTCCGGCTGCGGACGCAGTCGAAGAAGTTCTGGAGGTGCAGCCCGGTGGGGTTCTTGAAGCTCCCCTCGGGGGCGTCCCGCTCCACCTTCTTGCCGTTCGGGACGACGTGCATCAGGTCGGCCAGCGAGTGGACCAGGGTCCCCTTGGTGCCGAACAGCAGGTTGCGGCCCTCGCCGTAGAAGCCGTTGCCGAACATCGAGGTGAAGGTGAAGAGGAGGTTCTCCGGGTGCTTCATCGTCACCTGGAAGGCGTCGGGCGGGTTCATCCTGGGGGACTGGAAGTTGCCGCCGGTGGAGCTGACGGTCTCGGGGATCGAGAGGTCGAGCGCGGCGAACCAGAAGGCCGCGATGTGGACCATGTTCTCGTAGACGTTGCCGCCGGAGTAGTCCCAGTAGAACCGCCAGTTGAACAGCCGGTCGGCGTCGAACGGGACTCGCTTGGCGTCCCCCTGGAAGGCGTTCCAGTCGACCTGCGAGGCGTCGAAGTCCTTGGGGACTTCTCGGGTCCAGCCGCCGTACGGGGTCTGGCGGAAGTGGTGGGTCTCCAGCAGCGAGATCGCCCCCAGTTCGCCCGCCTTCACCTGTTCGCGGACCTTCTGCACGCCGCCGCTGGAATTCCACTGGAGCCCGACCTGGACGACCCGGCCCGAGCCGTCGAGCGCGTTGCGCATCTGGCGCGCGTGCTCGGCGTTGAAGGCCATGGTCTTCTCTTGATAGACGTCCTTGCCGGCCCCGACGGCGTCGACGAAATGGCGGGCGTGGAGGTGCTGGGGCGTGGCGATGAGGACGGCGTCGATCGACGCATCGTCGAGCAGCTTGCGGTGGTCCTGCATCGTCGCGACGTCGGGCGCGATCTTCCTGGCCTCGTCGAACCGGCCGGTGTAGGCGTCGGCGACGGCGACGACCTCGACGTTGGGGCAGGTCAGGGCCGCCTTGAGGATCTCCTTGCCCCGCGACCCGGCCCCGATGAGGCCGAACCGGATCCGGTCGTTGGCCCCGATGACCCGGCCGGCCCCCCCCCCGGAGGTCGCGGCCGAAACCCTCGCCGACGCGCCCGCGAGCGCCGCGCCCGCCGCCAACGTCCCCAGGAAATCGCGACGATTCGACATGAACAGGCTCCGATTGAGGAAGGGGTTGGCCCCGAGGGGTCGAGTCCGAAACAGCCCCCATCATACCGACTTCGCCCATCGTCGCCCGTCCACGGCCGGGACTTGAGGAATTTTCGGGATTCGCGTGGACGGATCCATGCGATTCGTTAGGATGCCCGCGTTGGATTCTCGCCGAAGTCGTTTTACCAAGGAGGGTGAAACCATGAAGCGGCCTTTCGCTCTGGGCGATCTCGTGGCCTTTCAGACCACCACCGGACGCGCCTCGCAAGGGATCGTGATCCACCGGATCGTCGAGAAACGCCAGCCGACGATCTTCCTCATCGAATGCGACGACCACCGCCGGGCCTTCCGGTTCGAAACCGAGCTCTCCCTGCTCGCCGCCGCCGAGACCGACGAAGCCGCCGCCCTGCCGCGCTTCGAGTCGGCCGCCGCCGTCCACGCCTTCGCCTCCGTCGGCGCCGACGACTGATCGATCGATACACCCCGCTCGCGATCGGTCGCCCCCGTCGAACGCCGGAATCGCATCGGCCAGGCGAGCCCATCGCGAGACCCCTTCCAAACCTCCCGCCGAGGCCCACCGACTTCGGCGTCGCAAAAAATCCCGTTCCGGCGCCGAGAGCCGTCCGGTCGCCCGCCGTCGTCCGGGTCGGACGCCTGATTGGCGGTGGCGTCGGGCCGCGGCATCGGCTCTAATCGCGGTGACCGACGACGCATGGGGCCCGGCGGCGACCGGTTCGCCGACGGCCCTCGTCGTCCGTGGACGCGAGGCCGAGCCATGCTGGACCTGTACGATCGGGATGCCCGACTCAATCGCCGATCCTTCCTGCGCATCGGCGGCACGGCCGCGATCGGCGCCGGGGGGCTGAGCCTGTCGGACCTGGCCTCGCTGCGGGCCCGGGCTGAGACGATCCCGGGCGTGCTGACGGGGAAGTCGGTCATCTTCCTCTTCCTGCACGGCGGGCCGAGCCAGTTCGAGACGTTCGACCCCAAGATGAACATGCCGGACCGGATCCGGAGCGCCACGGGCGAACTCGCCACGAGCCTGCCGGGGGTCACCTTCGGGCGGTCGTTCCCCGGCCTGGCCGCGAGGGCCGATCGGCTCAACATCGTCCGGTCGTACGTGCCGGGCGACGCCAACCACGACCTGAAGCCGCTGGTCGGCCGCGACAGCTTCGGTTCGAATCTCGGCTCGGTGTACTCGCGGGTCGCCGGCGCCAACGACCCTGGGACCGGGATGCCGACCAACGTCGTCCTCTTCCCCCGCGCCGTCGACCCCTCGGCGCGGCCCGTCACGACGAGCTTCGGCCGGTTCAACGCGACCGGCCCGCTCTCCGCGGCCCACGCCCCGTTCGACCCTAGCCAGGGGGGAGACGCCGCCGGCTCCCTGAGCCTGGCCTTCCCCCGCGAGCGGCTCGACGACCGCCGCGCCCTGCTCGCCTCGCTGGACGGGCTGGCGCGCCGGCTCGACAGCGACCGGACGCTCGAAGGGGTCGAGGGGATGTGGGACCAGGCCTGCCGGCTCCTCAACGGCGGGCTGGCCGAGGCGTTCGACCTGGGCCGGGAAGACCCCCGGCTCGTGGCCCGATACGACACCGCGCCCCTGGTCAAGCCCGACGCCATCGACAAGAAGTGGAAGAACCACAGGAACTACGCCGACAACGCCAGATCGCTGGGCAAGCTGCTGCTGCTCGCCCGCCGCCTCTGCGAGCGCGGCTGCGGGTTCGTCACGGTGACGACCAACTTCGTCTGGGACATGCACGCCGACGAGAACAACGCCACGATGGAAGAGGGGATGCGCTACATGGGCCCCCCGCTCGACCACGCCCTCTCCGCGTTCGTCGACGACCTGCACGCCCGAGGGCTCGACGAGAAGATCCTGCTCGTCGCCTGCGGCGAGATGGGCCGATCGCCCCGGATCAACGGCCAGGGAGGGCGCGACCACTGGGGGAACCTCGGCCCCCTGCTCCTGACCGGCGGGGGCCTCCCCTCCGGCCAGGTGATCGGCCTCTCCAATCGAGACGGCTCCGCGCCGCAGTCGCAGGCCGTCACCGCCCGCCACCTGATCGCCACCATCATGCACACCCTGTTCGACGTCGCCCAGCTCCGCCTCGTCCCCAGCCTCCCCCGCGAGTTCTCCCAGACCATGATCGGCTGGGAACCGATCCCCGGGCTCTTCGCCTGAGGCGGGCCGTCGGGCTCTCGCCCCGGGGGGCGTTCAGAACTTCAGCAGCCCC includes:
- a CDS encoding Gfo/Idh/MocA family protein; its protein translation is MSNRRDFLGTLAAGAALAGASARVSAATSGGGAGRVIGANDRIRFGLIGAGSRGKEILKAALTCPNVEVVAVADAYTGRFDEARKIAPDVATMQDHRKLLDDASIDAVLIATPQHLHARHFVDAVGAGKDVYQEKTMAFNAEHARQMRNALDGSGRVVQVGLQWNSSGGVQKVREQVKAGELGAISLLETHHFRQTPYGGWTREVPKDFDASQVDWNAFQGDAKRVPFDADRLFNWRFYWDYSGGNVYENMVHIAAFWFAALDLSIPETVSSTGGNFQSPRMNPPDAFQVTMKHPENLLFTFTSMFGNGFYGEGRNLLFGTKGTLVHSLADLMHVVPNGKKVERDAPEGSFKNPTGLHLQNFFDCVRSRSEPNSPFELGFRTAVACRMAIEAYRRGTTVRWDPATEEIV
- a CDS encoding DUF1501 domain-containing protein — translated: MLDLYDRDARLNRRSFLRIGGTAAIGAGGLSLSDLASLRARAETIPGVLTGKSVIFLFLHGGPSQFETFDPKMNMPDRIRSATGELATSLPGVTFGRSFPGLAARADRLNIVRSYVPGDANHDLKPLVGRDSFGSNLGSVYSRVAGANDPGTGMPTNVVLFPRAVDPSARPVTTSFGRFNATGPLSAAHAPFDPSQGGDAAGSLSLAFPRERLDDRRALLASLDGLARRLDSDRTLEGVEGMWDQACRLLNGGLAEAFDLGREDPRLVARYDTAPLVKPDAIDKKWKNHRNYADNARSLGKLLLLARRLCERGCGFVTVTTNFVWDMHADENNATMEEGMRYMGPPLDHALSAFVDDLHARGLDEKILLVACGEMGRSPRINGQGGRDHWGNLGPLLLTGGGLPSGQVIGLSNRDGSAPQSQAVTARHLIATIMHTLFDVAQLRLVPSLPREFSQTMIGWEPIPGLFA